The Carassius auratus strain Wakin chromosome 40, ASM336829v1, whole genome shotgun sequence genome has a segment encoding these proteins:
- the LOC113058877 gene encoding gastrula zinc finger protein XlCGF7.1-like, giving the protein MSDPEPSRIKHEDTEEQTVWMEVKQQRHEVNEVEEEHCKVKTSRKKAKPLHTCSQCGKSFRDKGSLKTHMRIHTGEKPHTCPQCGKSFTAVSGLICHLRIHSGEKPFTCDQCGKNFISSSSLKAHLIVHTDEKPHVCSYCGKSFSRLDNFKQHQKTHNEVRDHMCFECGKSFTTSQQLKRHQRIHTGEKPYKCSYCDKSFIQPTQMITHERVHTGEKPYHCPQCGKSFKQKNSVAKHMKKICLKS; this is encoded by the exons ATGAGTGATCCAGAACCATccagaataaaacatgaagatactgaggaacaaacag TCTGGATGGAAGTAAAACAGCAAAGACATGAGGTGAATGAAGTGGAGGAGGAACATTGTAAAGTCAAAACTTCAAGAAAAAAAGCCAAACCGCTTCACACCTGctcacagtgtggaaagagtttcagagaCAAAGGAAGCCTTAAGAcgcacatgaggatccacaccggagagaaaccacacacgtgtcctcagtgtggaaagagttttactgcAGTATCGGGTCTCATTTGTCATCTGCGCATCCACTCTGGAGAAAAGCCTTTTACCTGTGATCAGTGTGGTAAAAACTTTATTTCATCATCAAGTCTAAAAGCACACCTGATAGTTCATACAGATGAGAAGCCTCATGTGTGTTCTtactgtggaaagagtttttcacgaCTGGATAATTTTAAACAGCACCAGAAAACACATAATGAAGTGAGAGATCatatgtgttttgagtgtggaaagagctttacTACAAGTCAACAACTGAAACGGCATCAAagaattcatactggagagaaaccttacaagtgttcataTTGTGACAAGAGTTTCATTCAGCCTACACAAATGATAACCCATGAgcgagttcatactggagagaagccgtatcactgtcctcagtgtggaaagagtttcaaacaaaaaaactctGTAGCGAAACATATGAAAAAGATTTGTctgaagtcataa
- the LOC113058876 gene encoding zinc finger protein 571-like translates to MNDPETSRIKHEDTTDWMEVKQKRHEVNEVEEECCKIKTSRKIDKPLHTCSQCGKSFKRKRNVKTHMRIHTGEKPYTCPQCGKSFRVKGSLNRHIIIHTGEKPHTCSQCGKSFTVARSLCNHLRIHSGEKPFNCDQCGKKFISSSRLKTHLTIHSEEKPHVCSYCGKSFSRLDKCKLHQKTHNEVRDHVCFECGKSFTTSQQLKQHQRIHTGEKSFSRLDKCKLHQKTHNEVRDHVCFECGKSFTTSQQLKQHQRIHTGEKSFSRLDKCKLHQKTHNEVRDHVCFECGKSFTTSQQLKQHQRIHTGEKSFSRLDKCKLHQKTHNEVRDHVCFECGKSFTTSQQLKQHQRIHTGEKPYKCSYCDKSFIQSGTMKVHERVHTGGKPYHCTQCGVLNTKAL, encoded by the exons ATGAATGATCCAGAAACATccagaataaaacatgaagataCAACAG actgGATGGAAGTTAAACAGAAAAGACATGAGGTGAATGAAGTGGAGGAGGAATGTTGTAAAATCAAAACTTCAAGAAAAATAGACAAACCGCTTCACACCTGctcacagtgtggaaagagtttcaaacGCAAACGAAACGTTAAGAcgcacatgaggatccacactggagagaaaccttacacatgccctcagtgtggaaagagtttcagagtCAAAGGAAGCCTTAATAGGCACATAataatccacactggagagaaaccacacacctgctctcagtgtggaaagagttttactgtAGCACGAAGTCTCTGTAATCATCTGCGCATTCACTCTGGAGAAAAGCCTTTTAACTGTGATCAGTGTggtaaaaagtttatttcatcATCAAGGCTAAAAACACACTTGACAATTCATTCAGAAGAGAAGCCTCATGTGTGTTCTtactgtggaaagagtttttcacgtCTAGACAAATGTAAGCTGCACCAGAAAACACATAATGAAGTGAGAGATCATGTGTGTTttgagtgtggaaagagctttacTACAAGTCAACAACTGAAACAGCACcaaaggattcacactggagaaaagagTTTTTCACGTCTAGACAAATGTAAGCTGCACCAGAAAACACATAATGAAGTGAGAGATCATGTGTGTTttgagtgtggaaagagctttacTACAAGTCAACAACTGAAACAGCACcaaaggattcacactggagaaaagagTTTTTCACGTCTAGACAAATGTAAGCTGCACCAGAAAACACATAATGAAGTGAGAGATCATGTGTGTTttgagtgtggaaagagctttacTACAAGTCAACAACTGAAACAGCACcaaaggattcacactggagaaaagagTTTTTCACGTCTAGACAAATGTAAGCTGCACCAGAAAACACATAATGAAGTGAGAGATCATGTGTGTTttgagtgtggaaagagctttacTACAAGTCAACAACTGAAACAGCACcaaaggattcacactggagagaaaccttacaagtgttcataTTGTGACAAGAGTTTCATTCAGTCTGGGACCATGAAAGTACATGAGCGAGTTCATACTGGAGGGAAACCATATCACTGTACTCAGTGTGGAGTTTTAAACACAAAAGCTCTGTAG
- the LOC113058880 gene encoding ragulator complex protein LAMTOR1-like, with translation MGCCFSTGSNQDDSKKPLIPDPNLDRKPTNGSDRNADGLSSSRKNDQDLHAAIVQRTALNIIDVSAVISQGLEQHEYMDRARQYSTKVGVLNRTWSQKKPVPLPSLSSQPHQVLAADLVSNADVQQVSKIAAYAYSAISQIKVDAKEELVVQFAIP, from the exons ATGGGGTGCTGTTTCAGCACTGGGAGCAACCAG GACGACTCAAAGAAGCCATTGATTCCTGACCCAAACTTAGACAGAAAACCCACCAATGGCTCGGATCGAAACGCAGACGGCCTGTCGTCCAGCCGCAAAAATGACCAAGACCTGCATGCAGCCATCGTGCAGCGGACAGCCCT GAACATAATTGACGTGTCAGCTGTTATTTCTCAAGGCCTGGAACAGCATGAATACATGGACAGAGCCAGACAGTACAG CACCAAAGTAGGGGTGTTGAACAGAACGTGGTCTCAGAAGAAACCCGTTCCTCTTCCGTCACTGAGCAGCCAACCTCACCAAGTGCTCGCCGCTGACCTGGTCTCAAACGCAGATGTACAGCAG GTGTCTAAGATCGCGGCGTACGCCTACAGCGCCATCTCACAAATCAAAGTAGATGCCAAAGAAGAGCTGGTGGTGCAGTTTGCTAtaccatga